The Actinomyces wuliandei genome contains the following window.
ACCCGTGCTCCCTCGCCCTTTGCCTGCCCGCTCCTGCTCGGCTACGAGGCTGCCTTCCTCTACCAGGACGACCTTCCCCTGACCGAGCGCCGGACCCGCCTGCTCTCCCTCGACCCCAGGGCGCTCGCCTCCCTGGTCGGGGACGAGGGCCTTGCCGACATCCTTGACGACGCCGTCGTGGCGGAGGTGGACTCCGAGCTGCAGCGGCTGACCCCCTCCCACCGGGTACGGGCCGACACCGAGGGGGTGGCTGACCTCCTGCGTGAGCTGGGGCCGCTGAGCACCGAGGAGATCGCTCAGCGCTGCGTGCCTGCGCGCAGCCGGGACGCCTCCGGGGACGGCAGTCGTGACAGCGGTGACAGTGGGCAGGACGGGCTTGCCTCGGAGGCCGCCCCCGTCGGTGGCGTGCGCCGTGTCGTGACGGCCCTGCCTGAGGCGCGACGGGCGGTGCCGCTCCTCCTGGGAGGCCGTGAGGTGTGGGCGCGAGCTGAGGACGTCCCTGTCCTCCACGAGGCGCTGGGGACAGACGTTCCCGGCTGGGCGCTCCAATGCAGGTCCGGTCTTCCCGGTGTCCCGGGCGACCCGGGGCTCCAGGCTCCCGGGCAGGCAGGAGAGCTGGTCCTGGCAACAGAGGCAGCCACCGACGGGGACCGCAGGGCGCGGACGGCGCTAGAGGACCTGGTCCTGCGCCGGGCGCGCACCCGCTGCCGCACAGGCGCACGGGACTGCGCGCAGTACCTGGGCCTGGAGGGGCAGCCAGGACACGACAGGGCCGCCCGTGCCCTGGAGCACCTGGAGGAGGAGGGGCTGCTCGTGCGCCTGCCTGATTCCGGTGGGACGACCTGGATGGCTACCGGTGTGCTCGACCGTGGGCGCAGACGCTCACTGGCCCGGGCGCGGGCTGGCGTCGCTCCGGTCCCCCCGCAGGCACTCCAGAGGCTGGTCGCCGACCGGGCCGGTCTCCTCGTCGCGCAGCGGCGCAGTGGCAGTCTGGATGACGACCGTGACAACGACCGTGACGACGGTCTGGACATGAGCCTCGCTGGGGCGCTGGCCAGAGGCGTCGATGCCCTCGCCGAGGTTCTGCCCGCCCTGGAGGGGATGTGGCTGTCAGCCTCCTTGTGGGAGTCTGTGGTCCTGCCCTCCCGCGTCAGCGGCTACAGGCCCGCCATGCTCGACGAGCTGGTCGCCAGCGGCGACGTCGTCTGGCAGGCGCGAGGCGGGCAGGAGGGCGGGGCCGCTGCGGGCGCGGTCGAGGTCGCCTTCTTTCCCACCGACTCGCCCCTGGCGCCGGTTCCAGGCCCGCCCCTGGAGGCGGGGCTGTCCGGGCAGCAGCCGGTGCTGCCACCAGGGCTGGCCGAGCAGGAGACACAGGAGACTCGCGCTCGTCTCCAGGTGACTCCCCCCCGCAGGCAGGGAGCGCGGGTCGTCCTCCTGGAGGGAGAGCCGGTGCTGAGCGCCCCGCAGAACCTGCGGACCCTGGTGTGCTACACCGCCAGCAGCCAGACCCTGGGGTCGGCCGTCCACGCCCTGGTGACGTGGGAGCGGGACCTGGCCTCCAGGCTGCCCGGCCCCACCTCAGCACGGCGCCGGGTGGTTGTCGAGCAGGTCAACGGGATCACGGCACGGGACCCGGCTGTGAGCCAGCTGCTGCGCGAGGCTGGGCTGGTCCAGGACCCCCGGGGGATGCGGCTTCGTCCAGCCGCTCCCCGCCCGCACCCTTTGCGCGTGTCCTGTGCCGAGCAGTTGCGATAGCATCACGCGGGTGAACCGCTCAGCAGTCCCGTCCCTGTCTCCCCGTTCCTCTGGTCGTTCCCCTGGTGGCTCGCGGGCTCCGGGGCTCGTGCCGATGGCCGCTCTCCTGGTCGGCCTCCTGGCGCTGGTGGGCTCGTGGCTCCTGTCCCCTCCGGCGGCCGGGGCCGAGGACGACACCCACGTCGACATGACTGTGACCCTGCACGAGGAGGAGGCCGTTGACATCGCCCTGCTCTTTGCCCGTGAGGGAGCGACCACCTCAGAGACGGAGGACGGCTGCGACCCGGCGGACTTCGAGGAGGAAAGCGAGGAGGTCAGTGGCACGATGAGTGTCGAGGTTGCTGAGCTCGACGGCATGCCTGCCTGCTCCGTGCGTTTCACGGGCCTGCGCCTGCGGGATGTGGAGGACCTCTTCAACGACAGCATCACCGTGCGCCATGCCGACAGCGTCTACGAGGTCGTTCTGGACGAGGGCTTCTTCTCCAGCGCTGACCAGGCGCGGCTGACCGTCCGTTTCCCCGGCGGTGTGGACTCCGCCTCCGGGGCCGGTGAGATCGACGGCTCGACGGCGACGTGGGCCGACGCCACCTCTGAGGACAGGATCCGGGTAACCGGTGGGGACTCGGAGGGGCTGCCCTGGCTCCTGCCCGCGCTGGTCGGCGGCGGGGTTCTCCTGGCAGCTGTGGCGGGAGTCGTCGTCTTCCTGGTGGTGCGCCGTCGTCGCACCGCAGCACCGACGCAGCCCGCAGCGGGCTACGGCGTGCCGGCACCAGGTGCTCCTGGTGCTTCCACCTACCCGGTTCCGGGCCAGCTCCAGGCGCCCACACAGCCACAGGGCGGCTATGCTGCCCAGCCCCAGGCCTCCTACCCCCAGGGGCCTCAGGCTCCCCAGATGCCTTATGCGCCAGAGCAGGGCCAGGCGTCAGGGCAGGTGCCGCCGGTCGGCTACGCTCCCGGCCAGGGGCAGGCTCCCGTTGGTCCGCAGCCCCCAGCGCAGCCTGGCCAGGCTCCAGGGCAGGGCACCCACCCGCCCCAGGACCCGGGTGTCCCGCAGTAAGTTGAGACAAGGCAGGGCCGGACAAGGCTGCGGCGGCCCCTGGCGGGCAGGGTCCGGGTACCGGTGCCAGCCCGCCGGAGTGGCCCCGGTGGCCCTGCCCGTGCTCCCGGGTCAGGAGCGCGCGACCCGCAGCACCCGGAAGCCCTTGGCCGAGGCGGTTCTCCCTGCCTGCCAGCCCTCCTCGACAAGCCACCTGGTCAGGGAGTCCGCCCCCAGGTTCCTGCTCACCACCAGCCAGGCCTCACCGTGCTCAGACAGCAGGGACAGCCACGTGGTGAGCAGGTCGTGGAGAGCCCTCTTGCCGATCCTCACCGGGGGGTTGGACCATATGAGGTCCAGCCTCTGTCCGGACTGCGTCAGTCTGCGCCTAAGGTCGTCGGCCAGGCAAGGGCTGATGTTGGTCAGCCCTGCGCCTGCGGCGTTGCGTCGCGTCAGCTCCACCGCGCGCTCGTTGACGTCTGTAGCCAGGACGAGCGCCTGCGGTGAGGCCCGGGCCAGGGCCAGGGCGATTGGCCCCCACCCGCAGCCCAGGTCCAAGAAGGTGCCGTGCGTCGGAGGCTGTGGCACGTGGTGGAGCAGGACCCGGGTCCCCCGGTCCAGGCGGTCTGCGGAGAAGACCCCTGAGGTGGTGACCACCTCGTAGTCGGTGCCGCGCACGACGACCCGCCGGGTGCGCTCCTGCGCAGACCCGCTGGGCGAGGCGGTGAAGTAGTGCTCGTTCACGGCTCAAGGCTACCGGGCAGGGCGCCTGCTCCCCCCTCTTCCGAGGGCCGTGCGCTTCCTGGGCCGGGTGTCCGTGTGCCAGGCGGCTCAGGCCGCTCGACGAGCCAGGACCGGGGTGCAGGCCAGCAGGAGCGCGAGCACGATGACGACAGCCACCAGACGGGCGCCGTCGACCCCGGCTGTCGTGGGAGCGACGAGTGCCGTGGCGAAGGTCCCCAGCGCTGCGCCCCCGGCAGTGGTCGCCACCGTCACTGAGGTCGCCGCACCGGCCTCGGAGATCCCGTCGTCCTGGCCCTCGGGTGGCTGGCTCACGCACCGGATGAGCGTGTCCTGGTGGGTGAGGCCCATCCCCGTGCCCGCCAGTCCGAAGCCCACGTGCAGCCACCACCAGGGTGGTGCCCCGGTGAAGGCGAGAGCCATCAGTGCGGCACCACCGGTGAGGCACACCGCCCCGGTCGTGCCGCGTGCTCTGTAGTGGTGCGCAGCCCGCGCCGGTCGCGCCCCGCACCACATGGCTGTGACGGACCACAGCACTCCTGCACAGGTCAGCGCCCAGCCGATCGGTCCCGCGCCGAGTCCCAGGACGTCGTGGGCGCCGGGAGAGACCAGGAAGTCCAGGGAGAAGTAGGCCGCACACACCCAGGCCAGCGTGGCTACCGCCGCCCGGCGCCCCGGGGCCAGACGCATGGTTCCCGCCGGAAACACCCGGGCGCAGGCCCAGACCACTGTGGCGGCACCAAGGAGGCAGCCAGGCCAGAACCACCAGCGCCCTGCCGGAGCCAGTCCGATCATCCCCACTCCCGCAGCCAGGGCCAGCGCCGCCGTCCACGGTGCGGCGGCCCCGTCGTCCTTGACGCGCAGACCCCGGATCTCCCGGGACATGACCAGCCGTGCCGCTACCAGCAGGGGGACGTAGCCCACCAGCGCCCACCTCCACCCCCACAGCGTGCTCATCCCGGCGGCGTAGGCAGGTCCCAGGAGGGAGGAGACCACCCACGTCGCTGAGCTGGCTGCCAGGAAGAGGCGTTTCCAGGCCTCGGGCAGCCCCGCCACGAGCACCCCCATGGTGACGGTGGCCAGCGCCCCGGCAGCCAGGCCCCGCAGGACCTCGGCCGCCACGTAGACCTCGATACCCGGGGCCAGGGCACCCGAGACCGCCCCGGCCACCAGGACGGCGGTCAGGACGGTCATGAGCCGGTCCGCCCGCCACCGGGACAGCATCGCCCCGCCCAGGGGCATGGTGAGGAAGGCCGGGACCTGGGCGGCGGCCGTCACCAGGCCGTAGTGGTCGCGGGCGTGCAGGTCGGTGGCCAGCAGGGGCAGGACCGTCTGGTTGATGTAGACCTGCATCCCGGCCAGCAGCTCGACCACGAGCATGGCCAGCACCAGGTGACCCAGCCGAGTGAGCAGCAGGGTCCGGGGTGTGGGGGCGGGGGCCGTGCTCACACCGGCTGTCGCAACCGGGCGGTGTGCAGGCGCAGGAGAACCACGGCCTGCCTGAGCGCGGTCACGACCAGGGCGGGCACGCCGATCAGCATGGCGACCCACATCTTCAGGACCAGCACGAGGAGAGGGGTCATCCAGATGAGGATGACCAGGACGAGGTTGCTCCCCCAGGCGCTGTAGCTGGTACCCAGCGCGGACCAGAACCGTAGCGCCCGCCACCCGAAGGGCCATCCGGCACCGACGGCAGCGAAGGTGAGCCAGCCGCCGACCTCGGACCAGGAGCGCGTGAGGGCGTAGAAGGCCGCAGCGCCCGCGACCGCACCGACGACAGCCAGGACAGCGTCGGTGGTGGTCTTGCCTCCTTCGTGGGACAGCTTCGTCGCGACGCAGGTGGGGCAGCCGACTGCGGGACGACGGGTGGCGCACTCATGGCACAGGGCGGTCCCGCACTCGCAGACGAGCGTGGCCAGGGTCTCAGGATGGTGTAGGCAGTTCATACGGTGAGCCTAGGCGACACAGACGGTCAGGGTGGTGGGAACACCGAGGTGCTGTACACGATCCGTGTGTGGACGGCTACGGGGCCGAGTAGGTTGCACATCTTCAGGTGCTTGGTGGTTGCGCGGGATGGGGGGAGGGGTTGTCTGCTCGGGGCTGGGGTAGTTCGGGGATCCGCGTGCTTCTGCGGGTTGTGCCGGGGATCGGCGCGTGGGGAGCGGGGCCGCCCCTCCCAGGTCCCTCGTGGTGCGGGCTCCATGATGTGCAGCGGCGTGCCCAGTGCACATCATGGAGTTGCTGGTGGTGTGTGGTCCGTGCGGTGGCTGGCCTGCCTTCCGCAGAACTGCGGGGATTCGCCGCATCGTGGTCCCAGCGGTGCTGCGGACAACCAGCCGAAGATGTGCAGCTATGTGAGGTACCGGGCTCCTCTCGCGGGCGCATGTGATGAGTCTCGTCTCAGGGTTGTGCGGATCAGGGCAGGCAGCTATGCTGATCCCATGTGGATTCTGCGTATGCGCTGAGCCGGGGACGCGGCCTTGCTGGCGGTCGCGGCCTCGCCCCGGCTCCGTCCTGCACCGAACCGGGCCCGGACGCACCGGGAAGGTCTGTTGAGCCTGTGCTCCGGACCGTGCCTACGCATACTGCAAGGAGTCTCAAGGTGACCCGTTCTCGATCCACTGTTCCTGCTGCACGTGCCGAGTCTCGGCGCAACGTCCACACCGAGTCCCCCGTCGCCTGGGGGAGTGCCCACGAGCCCTCTGGCGTCCCTGACGACGCCGACGGTCGGCCCCCGCAGGTCCCGCCCGCTGCCGAGGACGTCGTGGCACGTGTCCTGTCCCGGGCCGGAACCGCCCTGGCCTCAACGTCGGGGCACTCCTCCCGTGACGGCCTGGGCAGCCTCGCTGACCTTGACGAGGAGCATGACGACGGCTCGCTGGAACGTGAGGCCCGTGCCGGCCTGCGACGTGTGGCCAGCCTGTCCACCGAGCTCCAGGACGTCTCTGAGGTCGAGTACCGCCAGGTCCGGCTGGAGAAGGTGGTTCTTGTGGGCCTGGACCTCTCCCGCTCCCGGACCGGGAGGAGGAGCGGTCACGGTGTGTCCGGTGCCACCGGCGTGGGCCGGGCCGATGCCACCGACACCGGTCAGGCGGAGCCCCAGCACCAGGGGGAGGCCGTCGGGTCCCAGGACGTCGAGACCTCCCTGCGCGAGCTGGCCGCCCTGGCGCAGACCGCCGGCTCCCAGGTCCTGGACGCGGTGATCCAGAGGCGTGACCACCCCGACCCTGCCACCTACCTGGGCAGCGGCAAGGCGCGCGAGCTGGCGGAGACCGTGGCCGCCTCGGGGGCGGACACGGTCATCGTCGATGACGAGCTCGCGCCCTCCCAGCGTCGCGCTTTGGAGGACGTCGTCGGAGTCAAGGTAGTGGACCGTACCGCCCTCATACTCGACATCTTCGCCCAGCACGCCAAGTCGCGCGAGGGCAAGGCGCAGGTCGAGCTCGCCCAGCTGGAGTACCTGCTGCCGCGCTTGCGTGGCTGGGGTGAGTCCATGTCCCGGCAGGCCGGCGGACGCGTGGCCGGAGGCCAGGGGATTGGCTCACGCGGCCCCGGAGAGACCAAGATCGAGCTCGACCGCCGACGCATCCACACCCGCATGGCCAGGCTGCGGCGCGAGATCAAGGAGATGACCCCCTCCCGCCAGGCCAGACGCGGCTCACGACGGCGCGGCGCCATCCCCTCGGTAGCGATCGCCGGGTACACCAACGCGGGCAAGTCCTCCCTCATGAACCGCCTCACCGATGCGGGTGCCATGGTCCAGGACGCGCTGTTCGCCACGCTGGACCCCACTGTGCGCCGGGCTGAGACCGCTGAGGGGCGCACCTACACCCTGACGGACACGGTCGGCTTCGTGCGCAACCTGCCCCACGAGCTCATTGAGGCGTTCCGCTCCACCCTGGAGGAAGTAGCTGAGGCGGACCTCCTCCTCCACGTGGTTGACGCCGCCCACCCGGACCCTCTGGGCCAGGTCGCAGCGGTGCGTCACGTCCTGTCGGGAGTACCTGGTGCCCTGGAGGTGCCTGAGCTGGTGGTGCTCAACAAGGCGGACCTGGCTGACCCCGTCACCCTGGTGGCCCTGCGTACCGCCCTGCCCGGTGCCGTCATCGTCTCGGCACGCACCGGGCAGGGGCTGGCCGGACTGCGTGAGCGTGTGGAGGAGATGCTGCCTCGTCCTGACGTCGTCGTGGACGTCGTCGTCCCCTACTCGCGCGGTGACCTGGTCTCCCGTGCCTATGCCGACGGAGAGGTCGAGTCCGCCAGCTACACGGAGGCCGGGACCCACCTGGTCGCCCGGGTGGGGCCGGCGCTGGCCGCAGAGCTGAGGGCCGCCTGTGCCGAGGGCGCTGGTGCCGACGAGGCCGTGGAGGACGAGGCCGTGGAGAAAACAGGCGAGGCGCCCGGGGCGGCTGATGGCCGAGTCAGCCGGAGCTGAGCCGACGGGCCGGGAACGGGACAGCATCCTGGCTGTCCTGCAGTCCGCAGTCAGCGAGGCGGGAGGCAGCCCGCGCCAGGGGCAGGCCACGATGGCGGCAGCGGTGGCGGAGACGCTCCAGGACAGGGGCCACCTTCTGGTCCAGGCGGGAACAGGCACCGGCAAGTCCCTGGCCTACCTGGTGCCGGTCATGCTCGACTCGGTCGCTGCCGACCACCGGGTCGTGGTGTCCACGGCCACCCTGGCGCTACAGCGCCAGGTCCTGACCAAGGACGCTCCTGTGGCGGCGCAGGAGGTAGAGCGTGCCACCGGGTCGAGGCCCCGGGTGGCGCTGCTCAAGGGCTGGCACAACTATCTGTGCCGCTACCGGCTGGACGGGGGCTACCCCGCCGAGGACACCGGTGCCGACGACGCGCTCTTCGGCGCCGGGGAGGTGCGGTCGCGGCCGGGAGTCGGCCAGGCGGCCGCCCTGGGGCTGGGGGAGCAGGTGGTCAGGCTGCGGGAGTGGGCCCGGACTACTGACAGCGGCGACCGTGACGACCTCGTACCGGGCGTGTCTGACCGGGCCTGGCGGCAGGTCAGCGTCTCCCGGGCCGAGTGTCTGGGGTCGTCCTGCCCGGTCAGGCAGGAGTGCTTCCCCCGTGCGGCCCGCTCACAGGCCGCACAGGCTGACGTCGTCGTCACCAACCACGCCGTGCTGGGTGTCGTGGCCGCAGGCAGCCCCGGGATTCTGCCTGACCACCAGGTCCTGGTGGTGGACGAGGCCCACGAGCTGGCCGAGCGGGTGCGCTCCCAGGGGACTGTCTCGCTGTCCGGTGCCGCAGTGGCCCGGGCCGCCACGATCGCCCGCAGGCACGCCTCGGTGCTGGTCTCCGACCTGGAGGCAGCAGGTCAGGGGCTGGCAGGGGTGCTGGACGACCTGCCTGACGGCCGACTGGGGCAGGGGCTGCCGCCGACCCTGCGCAGTGCCCTGGTCGTCCTGGACGACGCGACCCGCCAGGTTGCTGCCGACGTGCGTGAGAGGGCCCGTGGTACCGCTGCCCGTGCCCAGGAGGCCGGGGGCGTCAGCATGGCCCGGCAGGCCCTCACCGACCTGGTGGACACCGTGGATCGCCTGACCTCGGACGCGGTGGACCAGGGGCGGGAGGTGGCCTGGGTGGAGAGACCTCGGGCCGGGGCGGAGCCACCACGGCTCATGCTGGCACCCGTTGACGTCGCGGCGCGGGTGGCGACCACCCTGCTGGCGGGCAGGAGCACGGTGCTGACCTCCGCGACCCTGGCGGTGGGCGGAGGTTTTGAGCCGATGGCCCGCACCCTGGGACTGACCCTGGGGGAGGAGTCCTGGCGGGGCCTTGACGTGGGGTCGCCCTTCGACTACCCGCGTCAGGGCATCCTGTACACGCCGACGCACCTTCCTCGTCCTGGCTCCGGTGTCTCGCAGGCCGCGCTGGAGGAGATGCTGGCTCTGGCGGAGGCCTCCGGGGGAGGGATGCTCGGCCTGTTCTCCTCGCGTCTGGCAGCGCAGGAGGCGGCCGAGCTCTTGCGCTCAGCCACCAGCCTGCCCGTCTACGCCCAGGGGGAGGACCCGTTGCCCGCGCTCGTGGAGGCCTTTGCCGCCGATGACGCCGCCTGCCTGGTAGGCAGCCTCAGCCTGTGGCAGGGGGTGGACGTGCCCGGACGTACCTGCCGCCTGGTCGTCATCGACCGTATCCCCTTTCCACGGCCCGACGACCCCGTGGTCCAGGCGCGCACCCAGGCCGTGACCGCTGCGGGCGGCAACGGCTTCATGAGTGTGGCGGCGACGCAGGCGGGCCTGCTGCTGGCCCAGGGCGCGGGGCGCCTCATCCGCAGCCAGCAGGACCGGGGGGTGGTGGCCGTCCTGGACCCCCGGTTGCGCACAGCCCGCTACGGGGGCTTCCTGTCCCGCTCCCTGCCTCCGTTGTGGCCGACCTCGGACCCGCAGGTCGTCCAGGGTGCGCTCACCCGTCTGGCCGCCCAGGACTGAGCCGCTGCGGCTCGCGTACCAAGAGTCCCGCAGCCTGGCCGACGGGACCACGTAGGGTTGGGACCGGGGAGGCCGCTCCCCGTACCGCTAATCGAGTCGGAGGAGACACCGTGTCCGAAGCCACCATCACCAATACTGCTCAAGGCTCCTACCCCACTGCCCGCTCAGGGCGCCCGTCCAAGGTCGCTGTCATCGGTGCAGGTGCTGTCGGGTCCACGCTTGCCTACGCCTGCGTCACCAAGGGCGTGGCCCGCGAGGTGGTGCTCCAGGACATCGCCAAGGAGAAGGTGGAGGCGGAGGCCCTGGACATCGCCCAGGGCATCCAGTTCACCTCGGCCGGTGCAGTCTCCGGCTCCGACGACCCAGAGATCTGCCGCGACGCAGACGTGATTGCCATCACTGCCGGTGCCAAGCAGAAGCCCGGCCAGTCCCGCCTGGAGCTGGCGGGCGCCACGGTGGGCATCATGGAGAAGATCCTGCCACGGCTGGTGGAGGTCGCTCCTCACGCCATCTTCGTGCTCGTGGCCAACCCGGTGGACGTGGTCACCTACTGTGCCAAGAAGATCACGGGCCTCCCAGAGAACCAGGTCTTCGGGTCCGGCACCGTCCTGGACACCGCCCGTATGCGTTACCTGGTCTCCCTGGAGACCGGAACCGCCACGCAGAACATCCACGGCTACATCGCTGGTGAGCACGGGGACTCCGAGGTCCCGCTGTGGTCGTCCACGGAGATCGGCGGGGTGCCGGTCACCCAGTGGGGCCGGACTCTTGACGGGGGCGTCTTTGACGAGGCCAAGCGTGACCGCATCGCCCACGACGTCGTCCGCTCCGCCTACCGCATCATTGAGGGCAAGGGTGCTACGAACTACGCCGTGGGCCTGGCGGTCCAGCGGATCATCTCCGCGGTCCTCAACGACGAGCAGCGGGTGCTGACCATCTCCCCGCTGCTCACCGACTGGCACGGGATCTCTGACGTGTGCATGGCGGTCCCCACTATCGTGGGACGTGAGGGTGCCGGGCGGCGTCTCGAGCTCCCGCTGACCCCTGGCGAGAAGGAGGCTCTCACGGCCTCGGCCGACCACCTGCGCGAGGTGGCGCGCGGGCTGGGCTACTGACCCCGGCCGGTCACCTCTGCCGACAGTCCCGGCTGACGGCCTTGACCGGGCGGCTCCGGTCGTCCTGCTGCGGGACCCAGTGGCCAGCCGGGTCCCAGAGCCGTTCCCCCTCAGGCACCCCTCCGGGCGTCTGAGGGGGAAGGTCTGCTCGGGTGCTGCCCCGGGGTGGTGCGGGGGTATTTCAGAGGTACTGCGGGGATACTGTGGAAGTGCTGCAGGGGCCGGTCACAGGGAGCGCAGGACGGCGACCACCTTGCCCATGATCGTGGCCTTGTCGCCGTCGATAGGGGCGTAGGCGGGGTTGCGGGGCAGCAGCCACTGGTGCCCGTCACGCCGTGAGAGCACCTTGACCGTCGCGCTGGCGCCGTCCGGCTCCTCAATCATGGCGGCCACGACCTCACCGGCCTGGGCGTCAGGCTGGGCGCGTACCACGACCCAGTCGCCGTCGCAGATGGCTGCCTCGGTCATGGAGTCGCCCTGGACCCTGAGCATGAACAGGTCACCGCCCCCCGTCAGACGGCGGGGCAGGGGCATGACCTCCTCCCACTGCTGCTCAGCCAGGATCGGTGCCCCTGCGGCGATGTGGCCGACGAGAGGGACCGGCACTGTCTCCTCCGTCTGCGGCTCCCCGGCGGACAGCAGGCCGCGAGGCGCGCGGGGCACGTCCTCTGCGCGCGACGGTGCCGGGGCCTGGCCCGCCGCCCCTGCCGAGCCGACCGGGCACCTCCGGGCTTCCTGGTCGGTGCGCGCGTTGCCGGGGGTCACTACTTCCATGGCACGGGGGCGTCGGGGGTCGCGACGCAGCAGCCCCAGCCGCTCCAGCTTGTCCAGCTGGTGCTTGACGGAGGAGGGGCTGGTCAGGCCCACGGTGGTGCCGATCTCCCGCAGTGACGGCGGGTAGCCGCGGGACTCGACGGCCTCGCGCACTGCCTCGTAGACGGCCCGGGCGCGGACGTCCAGGTCCGCCAGGAGCCTGCTGGTCGCAGGGGCGCCGGTGCCGCGCGTCCTGGTGCCTACGGCGGCGTGCCTGCCGTGGCTGGTGGTCGTGCTCATTGCCGTGCCTTCCCTGAGCTCGATGCTGCCTGCCGCCGCCCTGCCCGACAGAGGCGGGGCCGGTCGAGCGTTCGTGTCGTAGGCCTGTGGTGGTCTTGATGCGTCAATCCTAGAGTCGATCAGACACGCCATCAAACATGTGTTCGAAGAATGCTGGACGTGTCGGCTCTGGGGCGCTAGCCTGTCGAACAGGTGTTCGTCGAACGTGTGTTCTGGAGGAGCTCGTGAGTGCTGCTGCCGTCCCCCCGTCGTCCCGCCCCGCCCAGAAGGCGCGCGGCTCGGGTCCTGCCTCCCGGGTTCCTCATCGGTGCCTGAGCCTGGTTCCTCCCGCGTCCGGAGGCGGGGGGCGGCAGCGCCCGCGCCGCACGGGTACTCGCCGCGGGGCCGGAGGCTCGACCCACCTGCGACTGGTGCCTGACATGACCGTCCCTGCGCGTCCTGACGGGGGCGGCAGCCGGACGGCCTCCCGGCTGCCCCAGGCTCCCCCTCGACGGCCGGGTGCTCCCCTGGCTGTGCGTACTGTGCGTGCTCCCGCTGTGCGTCCCCCTCAGGTGCCGTCCGCTCGCCCGGCGGCCCGTGCCGCACGGCATCGGCTCCGCTACGGGGGTGAGGTGGCGCCCGGCGGTGCGTCGCCCGGCTCCCCGGGAGCCGACAGGGCGTGGGCCTCGTCTGCTCCTGCCGCCTCTGTGCCTGCTGCGATACGGTACCTGGCCGCAGGCCTGGTGGTTGGCCTCGTGGTGGCGGTGCTGGCCGCCGGGGGCATCGTGCTGTCGACGCTGGGCCAGCTGGGCTACACCGGCACCTCCACGGCGGTTGTCCAGCCCGGGCAGTCCCTGTGGGACCTGGCCTCCTCGACCGGGGCCCCCGACGTTGCCGAGACGGTGGCCGTCATCGTCGAGCTCAACAGCCTGGAGACCTCGTCGGTGCGTGCTGGTCAGCGTCTTGTCGTTCCGGTCCCCTGAGGGCCTGACGTGGAGCCGGGGTGCCTGAGGCTTGCGGTGTGACGCGGCTGGCGTTTAGTCTCCAAGGTGTCGGTCAAGCGATCACCTGGAGGTCGTCCCGTGCACTGTCCCTTCTGCCGCCATGACGGCTCCCGGGTCGTGGACTCACGAACCGCTGAGGACGGGACCTCGATACGTCGACGACGTCAGTGCCAGCAGTGCGGTCGGCGCTTCACCACCCTGGAGACTGCCAGCCTCTCGGTACGCAAGCGGTCGGGGGTGGTGGAGCCGTTCAGCAGGGACAAGGTTATAGTCGGTGTCCGCCGAGCCTGCCA
Protein-coding sequences here:
- a CDS encoding ATP-dependent DNA helicase, whose translation is MAESAGAEPTGRERDSILAVLQSAVSEAGGSPRQGQATMAAAVAETLQDRGHLLVQAGTGTGKSLAYLVPVMLDSVAADHRVVVSTATLALQRQVLTKDAPVAAQEVERATGSRPRVALLKGWHNYLCRYRLDGGYPAEDTGADDALFGAGEVRSRPGVGQAAALGLGEQVVRLREWARTTDSGDRDDLVPGVSDRAWRQVSVSRAECLGSSCPVRQECFPRAARSQAAQADVVVTNHAVLGVVAAGSPGILPDHQVLVVDEAHELAERVRSQGTVSLSGAAVARAATIARRHASVLVSDLEAAGQGLAGVLDDLPDGRLGQGLPPTLRSALVVLDDATRQVAADVRERARGTAARAQEAGGVSMARQALTDLVDTVDRLTSDAVDQGREVAWVERPRAGAEPPRLMLAPVDVAARVATTLLAGRSTVLTSATLAVGGGFEPMARTLGLTLGEESWRGLDVGSPFDYPRQGILYTPTHLPRPGSGVSQAALEEMLALAEASGGGMLGLFSSRLAAQEAAELLRSATSLPVYAQGEDPLPALVEAFAADDAACLVGSLSLWQGVDVPGRTCRLVVIDRIPFPRPDDPVVQARTQAVTAAGGNGFMSVAATQAGLLLAQGAGRLIRSQQDRGVVAVLDPRLRTARYGGFLSRSLPPLWPTSDPQVVQGALTRLAAQD
- the hflX gene encoding GTPase HflX, whose amino-acid sequence is MARVLSRAGTALASTSGHSSRDGLGSLADLDEEHDDGSLEREARAGLRRVASLSTELQDVSEVEYRQVRLEKVVLVGLDLSRSRTGRRSGHGVSGATGVGRADATDTGQAEPQHQGEAVGSQDVETSLRELAALAQTAGSQVLDAVIQRRDHPDPATYLGSGKARELAETVAASGADTVIVDDELAPSQRRALEDVVGVKVVDRTALILDIFAQHAKSREGKAQVELAQLEYLLPRLRGWGESMSRQAGGRVAGGQGIGSRGPGETKIELDRRRIHTRMARLRREIKEMTPSRQARRGSRRRGAIPSVAIAGYTNAGKSSLMNRLTDAGAMVQDALFATLDPTVRRAETAEGRTYTLTDTVGFVRNLPHELIEAFRSTLEEVAEADLLLHVVDAAHPDPLGQVAAVRHVLSGVPGALEVPELVVLNKADLADPVTLVALRTALPGAVIVSARTGQGLAGLRERVEEMLPRPDVVVDVVVPYSRGDLVSRAYADGEVESASYTEAGTHLVARVGPALAAELRAACAEGAGADEAVEDEAVEKTGEAPGAADGRVSRS
- the lexA gene encoding transcriptional repressor LexA, giving the protein MSTTTSHGRHAAVGTRTRGTGAPATSRLLADLDVRARAVYEAVREAVESRGYPPSLREIGTTVGLTSPSSVKHQLDKLERLGLLRRDPRRPRAMEVVTPGNARTDQEARRCPVGSAGAAGQAPAPSRAEDVPRAPRGLLSAGEPQTEETVPVPLVGHIAAGAPILAEQQWEEVMPLPRRLTGGGDLFMLRVQGDSMTEAAICDGDWVVVRAQPDAQAGEVVAAMIEEPDGASATVKVLSRRDGHQWLLPRNPAYAPIDGDKATIMGKVVAVLRSL
- a CDS encoding L-lactate dehydrogenase, producing MSEATITNTAQGSYPTARSGRPSKVAVIGAGAVGSTLAYACVTKGVAREVVLQDIAKEKVEAEALDIAQGIQFTSAGAVSGSDDPEICRDADVIAITAGAKQKPGQSRLELAGATVGIMEKILPRLVEVAPHAIFVLVANPVDVVTYCAKKITGLPENQVFGSGTVLDTARMRYLVSLETGTATQNIHGYIAGEHGDSEVPLWSSTEIGGVPVTQWGRTLDGGVFDEAKRDRIAHDVVRSAYRIIEGKGATNYAVGLAVQRIISAVLNDEQRVLTISPLLTDWHGISDVCMAVPTIVGREGAGRRLELPLTPGEKEALTASADHLREVARGLGY
- a CDS encoding LysM peptidoglycan-binding domain-containing protein, coding for MTVPARPDGGGSRTASRLPQAPPRRPGAPLAVRTVRAPAVRPPQVPSARPAARAARHRLRYGGEVAPGGASPGSPGADRAWASSAPAASVPAAIRYLAAGLVVGLVVAVLAAGGIVLSTLGQLGYTGTSTAVVQPGQSLWDLASSTGAPDVAETVAVIVELNSLETSSVRAGQRLVVPVP